One Microbacterium marinum genomic window carries:
- a CDS encoding glycerophosphodiester phosphodiesterase family protein, with protein sequence MPRRSPLVIGHRGAPGYRPEHSRSSYDLALEMGVDAVEPDVVFTADGVAVVRHENEISTTTDVAARPEFADRRTTKTIDGRDLTGWFTEDFTWNELATLRCRERLPQLRPRSASFDDTQPILRFSDLLDLVRRAGLDQGREIGVVLEIKHATYFGGIGYDVASLLAAELAAAGWDAGQLPLIVESFEQTALTQLRDRGIRARFVYLLEAAGRPFDLAARHGATSPTYAAQLTPVGLDRLAAEVDGISLDKKIVLAEKGGRVAGTSPVVAAAQERGLEVYTWTCRPENAFLARPFRRGRDKAAFGDWEAEWTAIADAALDGVFVDHPDLGVDFFRR encoded by the coding sequence ATGCCCCGTCGCAGCCCGCTCGTGATCGGCCACCGGGGTGCTCCCGGCTACCGCCCCGAGCACAGCCGCTCGTCCTACGACCTCGCGCTCGAGATGGGCGTCGACGCAGTCGAGCCCGACGTCGTGTTCACCGCCGACGGCGTCGCCGTCGTGCGCCACGAGAACGAGATCAGCACAACGACCGATGTCGCCGCCCGTCCCGAGTTCGCAGATCGCCGCACGACCAAGACGATCGACGGGCGCGACCTCACCGGCTGGTTCACCGAGGACTTCACCTGGAACGAACTGGCAACGCTCCGCTGCCGCGAGCGCTTGCCGCAGCTGCGCCCCCGCAGTGCCTCCTTCGACGACACCCAGCCGATCCTCCGGTTCTCCGACCTGCTGGATCTCGTCCGGCGCGCGGGTCTCGATCAGGGGCGCGAGATCGGCGTGGTCCTCGAGATCAAGCACGCCACGTACTTCGGCGGAATCGGATACGACGTCGCCTCTCTGCTGGCCGCCGAGCTGGCCGCGGCGGGGTGGGATGCCGGCCAGCTTCCCCTCATCGTGGAATCGTTCGAGCAGACCGCACTGACGCAGCTCCGAGACCGCGGCATCCGGGCCCGCTTCGTCTATCTCCTCGAGGCGGCGGGCCGCCCCTTCGACCTCGCCGCCCGCCACGGAGCGACGTCGCCGACCTACGCCGCTCAGCTCACCCCGGTCGGCCTCGACCGTCTCGCGGCCGAGGTGGACGGGATCAGCCTCGACAAGAAGATCGTGCTCGCGGAGAAGGGCGGACGGGTCGCCGGCACCTCGCCGGTGGTCGCGGCCGCCCAGGAGCGCGGGCTCGAGGTCTACACGTGGACGTGCCGCCCCGAGAACGCCTTCCTCGCGCGCCCGTTCCGGCGGGGGCGCGACAAAGCGGCGTTCGGCGACTGGGAGGCGGAGTGGACGGCTATCGCCGATGCCGCGCTCGACGGCGTCTTCGTCGATCACCCCGACCTCGGCGTCGACTTCTTCCGTCGCTGA
- a CDS encoding MFS transporter: MSRHSMTALVRAVGVWYFAIALIARLPYAMIVVGVLTMVVDARGSLAVGGLTSAMVGLGTIATGPLIGAAADRYGQRPVLLLATVVQASVLVALVVVAYGDTPDGLLLAVSALAGATAPQVSPMSRARMVAAVGRLRVTDRDRVQESVMGYESAVDEVVFVFGPVLVGVIAIAGDPAAPVLAAAALTVVFVAGFALHPTARTAAYAESRQAREPVRAVFRPGIVLAAAGTLATGLFFGAMLTSLTAFAEEGGFPEQTGILYGIMGIGSAILALSVGLFPRRFTLPWRWIGFTVLLVIGALLAAGATGALSMGWALALAGCGIGPTLATLYALAAARAPLGREATVMTILGSGVVVGQAFGSMLVGLLAETAGASAALWTPVLAAVLLLVAGVANLRVRHDVPRVVALAP; the protein is encoded by the coding sequence ATGTCACGCCACTCGATGACCGCGCTCGTGCGCGCGGTCGGAGTCTGGTACTTCGCGATCGCTCTGATCGCGAGGCTTCCGTACGCGATGATCGTCGTCGGCGTGCTCACCATGGTGGTCGACGCACGCGGTTCGCTCGCTGTCGGCGGACTCACCTCGGCGATGGTGGGTCTCGGGACCATCGCCACCGGGCCGCTCATCGGCGCCGCCGCCGACCGCTACGGACAGCGCCCCGTCCTCCTGCTCGCGACCGTCGTGCAGGCGAGCGTCCTCGTCGCCCTCGTCGTCGTCGCCTACGGTGACACCCCCGACGGACTCCTCCTCGCCGTCTCGGCGCTCGCCGGTGCGACCGCACCGCAGGTCTCGCCGATGTCGCGCGCCCGCATGGTCGCCGCCGTGGGCCGCCTCCGCGTGACCGACCGCGACCGCGTCCAGGAGTCGGTGATGGGCTACGAGTCCGCGGTCGACGAGGTCGTCTTCGTGTTCGGCCCCGTGCTCGTCGGGGTCATCGCGATCGCCGGAGATCCCGCCGCGCCGGTCCTCGCCGCTGCCGCCCTCACGGTTGTCTTCGTCGCGGGATTCGCCCTGCACCCCACCGCTCGCACCGCCGCGTACGCCGAGAGCCGGCAGGCGCGAGAACCCGTCCGGGCGGTGTTCCGTCCGGGCATCGTGCTGGCCGCGGCCGGCACGCTCGCCACCGGCCTCTTCTTCGGTGCGATGCTCACCTCCCTCACCGCGTTCGCCGAAGAGGGCGGGTTCCCCGAGCAGACCGGCATCCTCTACGGGATCATGGGGATCGGATCGGCGATCCTCGCCCTGAGCGTCGGGCTCTTCCCACGCCGGTTCACCCTGCCGTGGCGGTGGATCGGGTTCACCGTGCTCCTCGTCATCGGCGCCCTCCTCGCAGCCGGTGCCACCGGCGCCCTCTCCATGGGATGGGCGCTCGCGCTCGCCGGGTGCGGCATCGGCCCCACCCTCGCGACCCTGTACGCGCTCGCCGCCGCCCGCGCACCGCTCGGACGGGAGGCGACCGTGATGACGATCCTCGGATCGGGAGTCGTGGTGGGTCAGGCGTTCGGAAGCATGCTCGTCGGTCTCCTCGCCGAGACGGCCGGTGCCTCTGCCGCGCTGTGGACACCCGTCCTCGCGGCGGTGCTGCTGCTGGTGGCAGGTGTCGCCAACCTGCGCGTTCGCCACGACGTTCCGCGGGTGGTCGCGCTCGCCCCCTAG
- a CDS encoding ABC transporter ATP-binding protein, producing MTTSGIVAEGVRRSFGQVHAVRDVTFQAPEGAVTGLVGPNGSGKTTLLLMLASLLAPDAGTIRIADVDPIAEPAAARALLGWMPDSLGAWPSLTARETIVMTGRLSGLTKATAGERAAVLLGTVGLEDLADAPAKVLSRGQKQRLGLARALVHDPKVLLLDEPASGLDPQARIDLRVLLRRLAAEGRTVLISSHILSELEEVVDDAVFLLRGETVRADRVAQAANRARTWRIRLADRDATAAALPVAQALDLDVATLPIDRRDLLVSFATDADAARGLAALIGGGLPVAEFSAATGLLEHTFLDLEGGAR from the coding sequence ATGACAACATCGGGCATCGTCGCGGAGGGGGTGCGGCGATCCTTCGGACAGGTCCACGCCGTCCGCGACGTCACATTCCAGGCACCTGAGGGTGCCGTCACCGGGCTCGTCGGACCCAACGGGTCGGGCAAGACCACGCTGCTGCTGATGCTGGCCTCGCTGCTGGCTCCCGACGCCGGCACGATCCGCATCGCCGACGTCGATCCCATCGCGGAGCCTGCTGCGGCACGCGCCCTGCTGGGGTGGATGCCGGACAGCCTCGGCGCGTGGCCGTCGCTGACCGCGCGCGAGACGATCGTGATGACCGGCCGCCTCTCGGGTCTGACGAAGGCGACGGCGGGGGAGCGCGCCGCCGTGCTGCTGGGCACCGTCGGTCTCGAGGATCTCGCGGACGCGCCGGCGAAGGTGCTGTCCCGGGGTCAGAAGCAGCGGCTCGGGCTCGCCCGCGCGCTGGTCCACGATCCGAAGGTGCTGCTCTTGGACGAGCCGGCGTCGGGCCTCGATCCGCAGGCGCGCATCGACCTGCGGGTCCTCCTGCGCCGACTCGCCGCCGAAGGACGGACCGTCCTGATCTCCAGCCACATCCTCTCCGAGCTCGAAGAGGTCGTGGACGACGCCGTCTTCCTCCTGCGCGGAGAGACGGTTCGTGCCGACCGGGTGGCGCAGGCCGCGAATCGGGCGCGGACATGGCGCATCCGCCTCGCCGACCGCGACGCGACCGCCGCTGCGCTCCCGGTCGCGCAGGCGCTCGACCTCGACGTCGCGACCCTGCCGATCGACCGGCGTGATCTGCTCGTGTCGTTCGCGACCGACGCGGATGCCGCGCGCGGCCTCGCCGCGCTGATCGGCGGGGGACTCCCCGTCGCGGAGTTCTCGGCGGCGACGGGCCTGCTCGAACACACCTTCCTCGACCTCGAAGGAGGTGCCCGATGA
- a CDS encoding ABC transporter permease, producing MSLTRLWTVAQLDLTQRIRTVSWYVLLGVFALFLLGATVLAFLAFSGQEASGPGVYSTVVFITLLLVVLVSPTLSGNTINGDRDAATLAPVQVTQATTAEILLGKFLAAWITGLAFAVVAIPFLLIASLAGGVNPFTVLVSALVLIVETGVVAGLGTAFSGILARPLFSVATTYLVVAALAIGTFVGFGLVGASITSEQVSRYQSAVYDPVSGEPECVDGVDSCYNDPEDMVCEEWQSDSYRIPRYDTVWWMLAPNPFVILADATPVDFDRDGQPLDLFGYAKVGLRSLQNAPDLETSWSECEPYVEEDYPTGEEVVAGSTPSWFVGLGLQIALTAALLAWAGARTRTPARALPPGTRIA from the coding sequence ATGAGCCTCACGCGTCTCTGGACGGTCGCACAGCTCGACCTGACCCAGCGCATCCGGACGGTGTCCTGGTACGTCCTGCTCGGCGTCTTCGCGCTCTTCCTGCTCGGCGCGACAGTGCTCGCCTTCCTTGCCTTCTCCGGGCAGGAGGCATCCGGCCCCGGTGTCTACTCGACGGTCGTGTTCATCACGCTGCTGCTCGTCGTCCTCGTCTCCCCGACGCTCAGCGGCAACACCATCAACGGCGACCGGGATGCCGCGACCCTGGCGCCCGTCCAGGTCACCCAGGCGACCACGGCCGAGATCCTCCTCGGTAAGTTCCTGGCCGCCTGGATCACCGGGTTGGCGTTCGCCGTCGTCGCGATCCCGTTCCTTCTCATCGCCTCCCTCGCGGGCGGGGTGAACCCGTTCACGGTGCTCGTCTCGGCACTCGTCCTGATCGTGGAGACCGGGGTCGTCGCCGGGCTCGGGACCGCGTTCAGCGGCATCCTCGCCCGTCCGCTCTTCTCGGTCGCGACCACCTACCTCGTCGTCGCGGCGCTCGCGATCGGCACCTTCGTGGGCTTCGGCCTGGTGGGGGCGAGCATCACCTCCGAGCAGGTGAGCCGGTACCAGTCGGCGGTCTACGATCCCGTGTCGGGTGAGCCCGAGTGCGTCGACGGCGTCGACTCCTGCTACAACGACCCCGAGGACATGGTCTGCGAGGAGTGGCAGAGCGACTCGTACCGCATTCCGCGCTACGACACCGTCTGGTGGATGCTCGCACCCAACCCCTTCGTCATCCTCGCCGACGCGACGCCCGTCGACTTCGACCGTGATGGTCAGCCGCTCGATCTCTTCGGGTACGCGAAGGTGGGCCTCCGCTCGCTGCAGAACGCGCCCGACCTCGAGACGAGCTGGAGCGAGTGCGAGCCGTACGTCGAAGAGGACTACCCCACCGGGGAGGAGGTCGTGGCGGGCTCGACCCCGAGCTGGTTCGTCGGCCTCGGGCTTCAGATCGCGCTCACCGCGGCGCTCCTGGCGTGGGCGGGAGCCCGGACCCGGACACCCGCCCGAGCGCTGCCGCCCGGGACCCGGATCGCCTGA
- a CDS encoding S8 family peptidase — MHRRILAVAGVLALSLPTTAAFAATDTDTSPLSRFEQTGSTGKIDSAITAGAIDPDRRITVVVEMEGDPVAVVQAEEGRTLTKTERSTVKKDLKKAQDAIRGQIAERGGKIRAQMQSAYNGIQVSLPATQVDEVAALPGVIGVHQVVTHELDNAVSVPYLGVPSVWEDTGYTGANVKVAILDTGIDYTHSAFGGPGTVEAFEAASATSTAPADPALYGPSAPRIKGGIDLVGDAYDAGGTGDALIPKPDANPLDCQGHGSHVAGTTGGSGVLPDGSTYDGPYDSTTPSVDFKVGPGVAPEADLYAVRVFGCDGSTDVTVQAIDWAVDNGMDVINMSLGSSFGRGDDPSAVAAANAVGAGVVVVASAGNSGHNPYLTGSPGSGDGVIAVSAVDSSESFPGATISVGGKTVEAINANGESVADLGALSVVRLMNDPATTANEALGCAASDYTRVGIVEGGNQLAVVERGTCARAAKPIFGQQAGAAAVLMVNNTNDLPPYEGAIFDNPDDGTPYEVTIPFLGVRQSDGPAFTTGASATFADAQIANPSFRGYASFTSAGPRSGDSSISPDVAAPGVSIASAAVGTGSSPAIMSGTSMAAPHVAGVAALSVQAHPRWSAEQVSASLVSTADPEKVAGINPTLGGVGLVDTKQAVATQVTATGDRFQTKDGWIREAALSFGFAESTSSLGGEKTVTLRNDSRKAVTYTVSTAPSAQSLKAKVTVSSKKVTVKAGSTAKVRVKVSAKASSIPSSLGDDQYAFHEISGDVVFTAKGSKLRVPYLMVPRSNSDVTVSGSLASRGKVTDADRTLTLSNRKGAIDAAADVYTLGLTDKKDAPKAIADTGYDLRAAGVQSFTTAAGDALGVFAVNTHSRWSNAAGNEFDVVIDTDRDGEPDWVVFSYDSGAVRTGSVDGVTEVFLQEVATGALYPSGFLAQAPTDSSTILLPFYLEDLGIDGAFDYTVQSFSGTTDGTDSIAGKATYDPTDPAISNGQYEVVSKGKSTKVTVRTDASAFAAQKPLGAMIVVPDNASGAKEALLVSVK; from the coding sequence TTGCACCGACGCATACTGGCAGTCGCGGGCGTCCTCGCCCTGTCGCTGCCCACGACCGCGGCATTCGCCGCGACGGACACGGACACCTCACCGTTGTCGCGATTCGAACAGACCGGCTCGACCGGCAAGATCGACAGCGCGATCACCGCCGGGGCCATCGACCCCGACCGACGGATCACCGTGGTCGTCGAGATGGAAGGCGACCCGGTCGCCGTCGTGCAGGCCGAGGAAGGCCGCACGCTCACGAAGACCGAGCGCTCCACCGTCAAGAAGGACCTCAAGAAGGCGCAGGACGCCATCCGCGGTCAGATCGCCGAACGCGGTGGCAAGATCCGCGCTCAGATGCAGTCGGCGTACAACGGCATCCAGGTGTCGCTGCCGGCCACGCAGGTCGACGAGGTCGCCGCCCTCCCGGGCGTCATCGGCGTCCACCAGGTCGTCACGCACGAACTCGACAACGCCGTCTCCGTGCCCTACCTCGGCGTCCCGTCGGTCTGGGAGGACACCGGCTACACCGGCGCGAACGTCAAGGTCGCGATTCTCGACACCGGCATCGACTACACCCACTCCGCCTTCGGCGGGCCAGGCACCGTCGAGGCGTTCGAAGCCGCCTCGGCGACGTCGACCGCGCCGGCCGACCCCGCCCTGTACGGCCCAAGCGCCCCGCGCATCAAGGGCGGTATCGACCTCGTCGGCGACGCCTACGACGCCGGCGGCACGGGCGACGCGCTCATCCCCAAGCCCGACGCGAACCCGCTCGACTGCCAGGGTCACGGCTCGCACGTCGCCGGCACCACCGGTGGTTCGGGCGTCCTGCCCGACGGCTCCACATACGACGGCCCTTACGACTCGACGACTCCGTCGGTCGACTTCAAGGTCGGACCGGGCGTCGCCCCCGAGGCCGACCTCTACGCGGTCCGTGTCTTCGGCTGCGACGGCTCGACCGACGTCACCGTGCAGGCCATCGACTGGGCCGTAGACAACGGCATGGACGTCATCAACATGTCGCTCGGCTCGTCGTTCGGACGAGGCGACGACCCCAGCGCGGTCGCCGCAGCCAACGCCGTCGGCGCGGGCGTCGTCGTCGTGGCATCCGCCGGCAACTCCGGCCACAACCCGTACCTGACCGGTTCGCCCGGCTCGGGCGACGGCGTCATCGCGGTGTCCGCGGTCGACAGCTCCGAGTCCTTCCCGGGCGCGACGATCAGCGTCGGCGGCAAGACCGTCGAGGCGATCAACGCCAACGGCGAATCGGTCGCCGACCTGGGCGCGCTCAGCGTCGTCCGGCTGATGAACGACCCCGCCACGACGGCCAACGAAGCGCTCGGGTGCGCGGCATCCGACTACACGCGCGTCGGAATCGTCGAAGGCGGCAACCAGCTCGCCGTCGTCGAGCGAGGCACCTGCGCCCGCGCCGCCAAGCCGATCTTCGGCCAGCAGGCGGGAGCGGCCGCGGTGCTCATGGTGAACAACACGAACGACCTGCCCCCGTACGAGGGCGCCATCTTCGACAATCCCGACGACGGCACACCGTACGAGGTCACGATCCCGTTCCTCGGCGTGCGCCAGTCCGACGGCCCGGCGTTCACCACCGGAGCATCGGCCACCTTCGCCGACGCGCAGATCGCGAACCCGTCGTTCCGCGGCTACGCCTCGTTCACCTCGGCCGGCCCCCGCAGCGGTGACAGCTCGATCAGCCCCGATGTCGCAGCTCCCGGCGTGTCGATCGCCTCGGCTGCGGTCGGCACCGGCTCCTCGCCCGCCATCATGTCTGGCACGTCGATGGCCGCGCCCCACGTCGCCGGTGTCGCGGCGCTGTCGGTGCAGGCCCACCCGCGCTGGAGCGCCGAGCAGGTCTCGGCCTCGCTGGTCTCGACCGCCGACCCGGAGAAGGTCGCGGGCATCAACCCGACCCTCGGCGGTGTCGGTCTCGTCGACACGAAGCAGGCGGTCGCCACCCAGGTGACGGCCACCGGCGACCGGTTCCAGACGAAGGACGGCTGGATCCGCGAAGCGGCGCTGAGCTTCGGCTTCGCCGAGTCGACGTCGTCGCTCGGCGGCGAGAAGACGGTCACCCTCCGCAACGACAGCCGCAAGGCGGTCACCTACACCGTCTCGACCGCACCCTCGGCGCAGTCGCTGAAGGCGAAGGTGACGGTCAGCTCGAAGAAGGTCACCGTCAAGGCGGGCTCGACCGCGAAGGTCCGGGTGAAGGTGTCGGCGAAAGCCTCCTCGATCCCGTCGTCGCTCGGTGACGACCAGTACGCGTTCCACGAGATCTCGGGTGACGTGGTCTTCACGGCCAAGGGCTCGAAGCTGCGTGTTCCGTACCTGATGGTGCCCCGCTCCAACAGCGACGTCACCGTCTCGGGCTCCCTCGCCTCGCGCGGCAAGGTCACCGACGCCGACCGGACGCTGACCCTCAGCAACCGCAAGGGTGCCATCGACGCCGCCGCCGACGTGTACACGCTGGGTCTGACGGACAAGAAGGACGCGCCGAAGGCGATCGCCGACACCGGGTACGACCTGCGCGCCGCCGGTGTGCAGTCGTTCACCACGGCCGCCGGAGACGCCCTCGGGGTGTTCGCCGTCAACACGCACTCGCGCTGGTCGAACGCGGCCGGCAACGAGTTCGACGTCGTGATCGACACCGACCGCGACGGCGAGCCCGACTGGGTCGTCTTCTCGTACGACTCCGGTGCCGTGCGCACCGGAAGTGTCGACGGCGTCACCGAGGTGTTCCTCCAGGAGGTCGCCACCGGCGCGCTGTACCCGAGCGGGTTCCTCGCCCAGGCCCCGACCGACAGCAGCACCATCCTGCTGCCGTTCTACCTCGAGGACCTCGGCATCGACGGTGCGTTCGACTACACCGTGCAGTCCTTCAGCGGTACGACCGACGGCACCGACTCGATCGCCGGAAAGGCCACGTACGACCCGACCGATCCTGCGATCAGCAACGGTCAGTACGAGGTCGTCTCCAAGGGCAAGAGCACCAAGGTGACCGTCCGGACCGATGCGTCGGCCTTCGCCGCGCAGAAGCCGCTCGGGGCCATGATCGTGGTTCCCGACAACGCCTCCGGTGCCAAAGAGGCGCTGCTGGTATCGGTGAAGTAG
- a CDS encoding biopolymer transporter Tol — protein MSEEDQDGERWLVIDGRRWRRTDPSLPGEIVDALTSHLGRARSAVASARRAGDDQAVADARRRVGLAKHGLGERGPYWWDEAEADRLARAEAALRELEN, from the coding sequence ATGAGCGAGGAGGACCAGGACGGCGAGCGCTGGCTCGTCATCGACGGTCGACGCTGGCGCCGCACCGATCCGTCCCTCCCGGGAGAGATCGTCGATGCGCTCACCTCTCACCTGGGCCGCGCACGCTCCGCCGTGGCATCCGCTCGTCGAGCCGGGGATGATCAGGCCGTCGCCGATGCGCGCCGACGGGTGGGACTTGCGAAGCACGGACTCGGCGAGCGTGGGCCGTACTGGTGGGACGAGGCCGAGGCCGACCGCCTGGCGCGGGCCGAAGCGGCGCTGCGCGAGCTCGAGAACTGA